A window of Amia ocellicauda isolate fAmiCal2 chromosome 20, fAmiCal2.hap1, whole genome shotgun sequence genomic DNA:
GACCTCAGTTCCTGTGTCAAGTGAAACGAGTGCACCACGTGCTCCGGAGACACAAAGTCATTAATCACTTGAACACAACTGTGAAGGTTCTGCACCTGGAGAGCAGAGATGAGATACAGACGAGTACATTAAAGTCGGAGATAAAGGACATTTgcttaatgtaaaaaaacaacaacatacaaatCCCTCTATATAAAGATACACACACCTATCTATTGGCATCTATTTACCATCAAATACTATTATTGAACAATAagcactattatttattttcacatccACAGTGTTTTTCGTGGGGTTTTCTGGCACTTTCAGTCTCTATcatcacacagaaacacagacacgcCCAGATCAGTGAAAGGCGCTGCAGACCTGGTGCAGGGCCCCTGCAGGGATGATGACCGAGTCGCCCAGGAACTGCACCACCGTCCAGCCCTGCACCCCGTGCTCCTCCTGCAGTCGCTGGCGCAGCCGCCGGCTCAGGTACCAGCTCTGCTCGCGCACGGGGTCGTGCTCCGGGGTCGGCTCCACGCCCTGCTCCCGCGCCACctgcagcacaacacacacgtcAATGCGGCTGGGCCAGGGCAACACTGTTCAACACCGGCCGAGTGATTCGTCGTTTTTAAATTGCTCCCTTCCTTCTCGAGTTCAGTGCTCTTCTGCCCCACGGCTTCAGTTTCAACAAATTCTCAAGACGCACTTTTGTTGTCTGAAAATTATGCTATTGCAGAAACCCGACACCACTTTATTGTTTGGTCATCCTTATTACATATGAAATACACGATCAAATTAAGTCACGGTTATTTCCACCAcaaaatcttttctttttaattgaaaCCTAATGAAACACCTGGAAATAAAAGACGACGTGCATTTATTCTAACCTTTAGCAGGAACTCTTTAATTTTCTCTGCATCTTTGCTCACGTAAATGTGCCACAAAGCCCCTGGAGTTTCGCTCGAGTCTTTCAATCTCTTCTTCATGTTGTCATCCAGATCCTCCTCTTCCAGTCTCTTCAACACACCTGCAAGAACACAGACATCACTTTCTAACCGCTAGTTCGGTTAATAACGTTGCCATATGTAACGACAGGCACCAATTTCCTCTTTTGAAATCGATGATGAACAGCTCATGCCAGTTGTTtctatacttaaataaatgctctGCTTTTCTGAAGAAAGCTGCACGGGTGTAAACAGACACCGGAGGGTACAGCGTGTGGAGGATCATCCTGCTGACGAGACAGCGGAGACGCACGGGCACTGTGCCAAgtcaacacacacaacagtgcCGAGAGGGCCTGGGCAGCCCCTCTGACAACCTGCGTTTCTAGCTTAAGATCTACAGTTTATTCACCTTTTATGAACACAGagccagtgtctgtgtttttctcAATACGTTTCAGGTATGGTATCTAagctatatataaaaaagtaattGCTCTCTTTCAGTTCATTCTCAATTATTAAAATCGTATTTAACACACGGAGGCCGGAGAGGCTCAGAGAACGGATTGCAGATTATTATTTGTAGCCTTCCATCAACAGTCACACACAACAGGGTCACACACAATTATTCCCACATTTAATAGAAATAAACCCCATTCCTACCTGTTTTAGAAAGGACTCCATTCCCTTTGGCAACACCGACATAAACAAGGATGCTGACAATATCAGAAACCTCCAAGTGAAGGTTAGCGGTTCCAAAATCCTGCTCCTTTGAAGCAGCTACACCTGGAACAATCGGAGCCACCGTTTCAGACCTAGACAATACAATCCAGTTGcgatatacatttttaacatcACCGCCACCTTGTTTGTCCGTTTCTCATACCGTATGCACAGCAGAGTCTTGGCCCCAGGTCCGGTCTTACGAAAAATGTGGGCAGACGGGATGCCAGGTTAAGGTTGCCCTCTGGATCTGAGTATTCGGGCAGGGGGAGGTTTTTCATCAAATCATCGTACcttaaattaaataacaaaggAACATTTTATTAACGCACAATGCtgacattttaaatgcaaagtaatgatgctaaataaaaaaaacccaTTATGTACCTGGAAGGCATGAGGGCCATAAACTCTTCCCCTGATGGCCAGTCCTTTAGCCGATACACCAGGGTCTCGCCATCTTTGGACTTGGGCCgttctttataaaacaaaaagtatataCATTAATAGCAGAGTACATAAAATGCATGAAGGGGGGGCTTATAGCTTAAAAACTGATAAAGCAAAGAAAATTATGTAATCTGCTTACTTGTTAAATCCTCAAATCCATCCCAGAATTCCTTGATGCTGGAGTTTGAAACCACACCGTCTTTGCAGTTCAAGAGATCTCCCTGATGGTCGGCAAACTCCTGGTTAAACGAATCTGCCTTCCACAAACTCACATTCAGTTTCTTATGCACGCCTGACACAAGAATAGGCTGTAAACAATTcgaagacaaacaaaaacaaacagatgtaaaTCGACGTAGAACTTGATTTACACAATACATTTAACACTTAATAGGAAGACTAAAACTGTTGCTACTACTTTTTCCCTTTCAGATCTTTTCCTGAGTCACACTATGAAAATCTTGAAAAGACACATACTAATCTGACTGATCTTAAGGGTTGTTAACTATGATCTGTTTCGGGACACGTTCTGTAACGTCACCCACACAAAAATCTAAAACCGCACCTACGGAAATCCAAGTGCAAACACTTGGACATTTGCCTTTCAAAAGCACGTTATTATCCCGCTTCCTTCGGCTCTATAAACTTATCATCCAACAAAGAGAAGTAAACACATGTCACCTTGACTCACGGAGCAGGAAACCGTGATAAAATATTAGGCAGGAACGTAAATACTGCCGACAGTATTATATAAACAGCAGCACAAAACCTCAGAAGCAGCTCAAAATAAACTCTCAGAAAGAGGCGTTAGGAATAAAAATCCTTTTAAGCCGTCGTTTATCCGGCAAATTTccgttagttttgttttttatgaaatAAAGCATTAGAGAATGGATTTATAGCATTAAATAACCTGATTACTCCCTacttgtataatatatattccattacaaatgcCTTGTTATGTCTCCCATCTCGGGAGACGCTCATTCCTGGATGGGTGGCCCTGCTGTCTTCCACGGTGCGGTACTGACCTGGCCCTGCTTCCAGCACTCCCTGAACAGTTTCCAGTTGTTACTGTTGCGGTGGTCTTTGAGCCAGAGCAGGCGGCGGTCGCACAGCCAGGAGTGGGGGATATCGGAGTGGAGTTTACTGGGCTCGTCTGCCGGGGGCTTCTTCCTCTCAGGTTTTATCTCCTCGTTCGGTTCTTGTTTCAGACTGAACTTGGCCGTCCTGTTCGCTGGGATCTTGTTTTCCACTACCGAAGCAATGATGTCGTCCAGGATGTTCGGCATGCTCCTTCCACTTTTGCCGGTCTGGGCAGCAAAGAGATTTAAACGGTGGCGTTACAAAGACTCGCTCGTGACAAACACTGGGAAGAAGAGCAGGGTTTTCCATACAAGTATTTAacgtttaaaaataaaccatgcAGTAATCACAGTAACAAAAGCAATAATGAAACGCACAACATGATGCCTTGTGACAAAAACAAGCCTCAAAGAAACTGCAGGATTGTTCATTTATAGGTCACCACAAAGTACTTAATTAGATCATTTGAAACAGTACAGccatttttacacatttacaaatgCACAACCTGCACACCATACATCACTTCCGACCACGAAGACGAGAGAGACATCTACGTAAGGTGACCACGGGCTGCCCCTCACCTGCGTGCCGGACGAGTACACGGGGGCGAAGGCGATGCCCGCGTCGGTGGAGCCCAGCCGCAGTTTGCCCGCCGTCGTGGTGAGCAGGTCCCGGAGAGTGGAGCCCTGCTCTGTGCTGTTGGACATGAGCGAGGACGGCTTGCAGTTTATCGTCTCTAAAGTGTCCGGGTGCTCCTTCTCCTCTTTCACCGGCTTCCCGAGGGGAGATTCTTTGTTTtctgaagaagaaaaagcaCATTTCAGAAGACCAAGCTCCACTGGATACAACCGTGTGAGTGATGGATGAGGCCCGTTGATTAAACTGGGTGTGAACGTCTTATTGCTCACACTGGAAGTGTGCAGAGAGCATCTAATATCCCTGCTACTTCTGCTTGTTCAGTACAAGAGATGAGAACCAAATATTAGGCTGAtctgtgtgtttatgtttgtaGCACTGGACACTGAACTATGGACAGTGAGTAATTAAAACATAAcagttttttaaaaataaaacattttgcctGGTTGCACCACATTCAGATGCCTAGTTTAACTCATCTGGGATGACAACTGCTGCTTTTGAGCCTTTAAACACGAGCTGCAGTAATGTATAGCATTAAATTTGAGCTTTAAGGAATGCTGGCTTATTGACAGCTCCGCATACAGAAAAAGCTTAGCAACTGGCAGCGCTTTCCCCCGCTGTAATACTCGCTGCTATTAGCAGAGCCTACTGCCAGCAGAGTCCTggtgcgttttttttttctacagcaGTCTCGACAGCCTCGTAcctttcttctcctccctcgATTTCTGTTCGGCCAAGTCTGCCAGGAAGTGCAAGGGCGACTGCGACTCGGGCGGGGTCAGCTTGCTGTCCGTGCTGGTGTCGCTCCCCGGGCTGCTGCTGCCGTTTGTTTCCAGTTTTTGCATGACGTTCTGCTGCTGCAGCTCGGGCTTGCACAGGGAGATTTTGTTGCTGTAGTTCAGCACGTTCTGTAAAACctgcagtacagacacaaacCGGTTCACCGCGCTGCCCCGTAAATCAGACGAGAGACAACCAGCGCTTTGTATAAATATTAGAAATTAGGCACTTTTAGCCAACCGTGACAGAATATTTCTAAATGGGCGATTTAAGGGATTGTGAACTGCATACTACACAAGCAATGCGTCCGCTCACAGTCTCTGGGGGAAACCACATCACGTGTTTGCCAAACAGACGGACGGACGATTCTCTGTACCTGTGACACGCCGTTGGTTGAAGGGATCTTGCCGAGTGGTGTGTTCTGCTTCCCCACACAAGGGCAGTGTGATTTAATGTCAAACTTCTCCTTGAGCACGTGCATGGCATTGACCAAATCCGTCAAGACTGAAAACAGAGCCgtaaaaacaacattttcaatCCAGACTCGGCGGCTCGAATCATAACGGCAATATTTTCACTGCAGGCAACATAACTGAAATGTCTTACACTATAAGTACAAGCAAGCATGAATTTAACTCTCACAGAAGCATTATTGTGTATACTATGATGACATATTTCTGTCTCGAACGGAAGAAATCTGTTTAGGATGTGAGTGTTGACTCAACAGCCATATATCCATCAGAACCAACCAAATAGAGAAAAACCTCTCACTGCTTTAAAGCTGTTTTTCTATAACCCTTTTTGCTATTTCACAGACCGAAAACTGAATGAAAGAAGGAATACTCCGTCATCATGTGTGACTCAGGTATGCGGAAACAGCTTTATTGGATTATCTGATTTGTATCCAAGTTCCAGGAAGAACAAGGCTCTGTGTCTCTATCTACAGCAGAACTATCAATGAGAGCGAGTCTGCCCTGGGGTGGTTTTAATCTCcagaagcaaaaaaaacaacaacagcaaaaaattCACAAGTCTGGCAATCACCCAAAGTGCAAGTATCGGTTCATACCAGTTCCTGGAATAATCTGTGTTGGCATCAAGTGCTTATGGTCATGGGGCTGTCCCTTGACACACTTCAGCCAAGCATACAGCTCTTTGTCTGAAACGCAAAAGAAAGAGATATCAGCTGGTTGGAATAGGTTCTCCCGTTCAGCGACGCACTGTTAGAGTACAACTAAACAAACCTTACAAACCTGAGTTACAACCCTCAAACAGATGGAAACTGTACTTCTGTCTGAAATAAATGTCtctatattaataaatacatatataaaatcttTCCACCATGGCAAGCTGGAGAGAAACTAAAATGTAGAGGATTACAGGGCTCCAGCAGGGGAGGCTAAAGACCAAGTTGCTAACAGTCAGGAAATGCCAGGTATTCCTCGGCACACATTTACCCAAGATTCCCACTGGCTCAAATTAAAAACACGAGGTTTACAATACCAGCATTTAcccaaaatgttttattgttctCGGTTATCGGAGCTCAATTGCACTGAAAGGTGACATTATGAATTTCTTTCAAATAGACTCTATACCTCTATATCTTTGACCAAATGTGTCCATTTCAGGCATTACAGTTGATGTCAAATCCTCTTCAAACCGTTAATATAGGTATCACAGAATATTAACTCAGCTTATGTCTAAAGTAACATGTTTAACTCATGAAGGTACTCCACAAACCGGGAATATAGTATGTATAGTATAATCATTTACGTCTGTGTGGAAATAAGCGTTCTAACAATCTACTCTGGCTACACAAAAACGACACGCTTCGCCCGTGTTgggacacaaaataaataaatgaaaactgtTTCTATGGAAGTGTTTGTTCAATACATACATGCAGTCGTTGACAGGGATCACCGTGCACGTTGCGCACAGCTGTCAAAGACCTGCACAATGTCTCAAGAATATTAATTCCAAACAGACCAAAGTCCATGTAGATAAGGTGTTACATAATACAACAAAGCGTCTATTACGTTCAACACCAGGAAACTGTTAGGTCGACCTTAATTCCAACAATTAAGCTCTCCTTTGATTCAATGAAATAAATCATACATAAGTGATCTTTAAATGTCCGTCAGCCTTCACGCAATAAAGGATCCGTCTTCACATTTTAAGGAAAACACTATTCCTTTGCCTCCATTGCCTCCTAAAGACCTGCCTTATCGTGTGTCTGAGGTGAGCCCACCGCACAGCGGATGGTTATTAAGTATCCAGCGGATGGAGTCTCACAATCGGGCAACTCCAGGAACACCTCAGTGGTAACCATGGCAACCCAGGCCGAGCATCGCAAGTGTCGGGAAggcaaagaaggaaaaaaaaaaaaaagaaaagaaaaaaaaggaaaaaaaaaacgcacTAAAACCCGAGGAGACGTGCAGAACCGCAACACACATGGCACACAAAATAAAGACACGCACTGAAAGAGAACCATAGAGACCGATTCCTCCAGCTGAAAGTCAAAGTGATCACTGGAAAGGACTGAACACTCATTTCTAAACCCGTGTTCGTCACTTGTAGAAGCGTGTTCCGTGGCCAACGCGTTTCTTCACAAGGAACAAATTCACCCTCGTCTCTCTCTTTTTGCAAGAACTGATACCACGGCAAACGTGCGTCGTTCTGATATCTAGAGTTGACTCTCAGAGAGTACCGGTTTCCAtttcacttacacacacacgtgcCGCGGCGCTCGTACTGCGCTCTCCGGGGTGCAGGTCTGAAAAATCATTTCAGCCACAGTCAATATCTTGTGATACTTATTTTAACGTTCTGACGAGGATTTGAGTAAATGTGAACCCATACATTTAAGACACCACAGCTAAGTACAAAGGCTGTATTTTGGGGGAAAGACCCCATGTGACCTCAGaagattactactactactactacaaatcgGCCCGAGTTATGAATAAGTACGACATAAAATTTAGGagataaacagagaaaatacattcaaaagcCTGTGGTGTTTAACTGGTTCTAGCAAATCCTATGGCACATTTTTCACAAAGAAATCAAATCATTGCCTGACCTTTGGAGCTCTTTCTTTCCTTTGCCTTGTAACAGTCCAAACAAACCACAAATCCACATTTTTGGCAAACCCAGTGAATGTTAAACAATGTGGCTTCACAGGCATCGCACATCTCCCGCACTCCTCTTACTGCCCTCTTCCAGGCGATTTTGGCTGAAAGGCAAAGCAAACACTGTCGATGAAATGAACATTCATGGGCCGAATATTCCCAGCTGCACGTTCTACACAACAGATGGTGCAAGAAAGCCAAAACGGAGCTCCAGAATTTTCCCCCGAAACTAGTTTTCTGCTCATTTCCTCTCAGAAAGTCTCGCAGACTGGTGTAGAAATATTGTATGTTGTTAATATtgatataaacacacatacacacacagctttGTCTAGGCCCTTTTTATAAGATATTCAATATTATGATTTAAATGCAGAACATGAGTTAAACAATTATAATACTAAATTGGAAAAATAGATTTTTGATTCGTGGATACATTATAAAATGAAACCATAATACCAACCATCTTTTTTGATCCATGTCACCGCTGTATTTTCAGACATCACAAGCTGACAGAATTTATCTCCAATataattcaatatatatttggaGGTTTCCAGGTCGAGATAGTTTTCCTCGTATTCTTCGGGGGCCCACAGGCTGATCGCCTCGTCGTCGTACTGGTCTGGAGAGGAAAACCCGTCTATCCGGACAACTCCATTCTTACTGTAGGAGAGGCTGAGAGAGAACAACAGACAACAGGTCAGTAAAGCCCAACGGTCTGGACGTTTGGAAGGAAAACCGGAGAATGATCCTATTGGTTTTGCCACAGATGCCACATTCTGTGTTCCTTCCTGTTGGTTGTTTTTCTGGATCGACTTACCGACGGAAATAGTAGAACCGGCAGAAGACGGGGGAGTGGGCGGGCTCCTCTCCTTTCTTGCTGCGGACCACCCGGCACTCCCGGCACTTCTGCAGGTTGGGCCCAATCTCGGAGCAGGAGTCATCCTGGAGGAAGGACTCCCCAGTCTGCTTGAGCTTCTTCACTTTCCGCCAGTCCTTCAGTACCGAGCGAGGGATCCCGTCTGCAAACAGATCGCTCTTTAGGCCCTGTACACTGATCTGTGCAATACTATAGTTCCCGGGCAAACCGAAGAAGCTAAAAACAGAATCACGGTGCGAGacgtgacgtctgcacaagaaGAGCAACACTGGGATGTGCGACAGTGACGTGTAAACCATTTTGTTCATAGTATGCAAAAATTGAACCCACTTGACAATTGTTTATAATATCATGCTACTTGTGAATAATGTGAATGTTGACAGAATTTCATATTGGTTTAACCTCAATCTCGTGGTTGATTTTAATCATGTATGCCATTAATTTTGAACGCTGAAATTAAACCATCTGAATCGTGGACAGATGGTTGCCCCCGCATTAATGTGACTTCACATAAAAATTTCcccaaaaatttaaaataaataacaggcaTTTTGCAGCATCTCTCATTAATCTTTAACAAACACTATTTTCtagttgaaaatgtaattgacaaTTCATAAATCAAATAATACCATGAAGAAAATAGGGCTGCTAGGTTCTCCTGGCATATCATTTTTTTCTGCCGCctacaatataatataaaaaaggaTTTTATGTATAAAGCCCCTCTataagtattaatattattattgatgacGTCAACGGGCACAACAACCCGAATAACCTATGGTATTAAAAAGAGCTTTTTAAGCAATTGGGTTATTAGTATGCTTTTCCTAATCAATAACAATCCAAAACAGAAATGCTAAAAACTCAAGCCTGCCACTTAAAAGACAGCTTCTTAGCAAACACTAAACACATCTTGGCAAGAGGTATTTCACATCAATGCAGACATTCCTAGTAAAGACTGCTTTTAACTCGCACATCTGCTGGCCAGATGCAAATAGCTTTTTTGACATACAATACCTTCCCTTCTGGagctaataatgaaaataatgggCATCTAATATATggggtgtaaaataaatatatacatacaaaatatacatatatatatatatatatacatatacatatacacacacacacacacacacacacacctgtatacatatataatgtatatttttaaaattacattaataatagAGATTCAACAAGCAAATTCAGGAAGGGGGGGTAATCTCAAACATGaaggacatatatatatatatatatatatatacacacacttactACTGCTTGCCAACTTGAGTTTCGTTTTCTCCCTTGCACTCCTAAAAATACCATTCGGTTTTACTTCATCGTCTTCCTTTTCATTGTCACTCTTTTTCTTTTGCATGTCGTTCTGCTTCTTCTTGAACGTGGGCTTGGGCTGACGTTTGGCCCTTTGCTCAGATTTGCTCTCACTTTCATCTGAGTCATCGCTCTCCGAGCCTGACTCATAAGTCCTTTTAGATCCCCTCCTTGTTTTCCTGTCGTCTGGTGTAATTTTGTCTTCCTGCCCTTTACTTTCCTTGTTGTTTTCCACATCACTTGATGTAGACGCAATTAAACTAACAGTGCATGGCTTAATAATCTCTGAGACAGCGCTTCCCagtttgtctgttttattagtGTTTTTATCCTCCTCAGAATGCCTCGTGAGCCAAGCCTTTTTCAGCTTTGTGTGGTAGTTCGGTTGGCTCATCTGGGCAGGCTGCCCATTGGTTAAAGAGCTCGTTTTGTTTATTGTGTTGCTCAGTACACTGCTGTCCTGTGAAATGGCCATTGAGCATTTCTGAATTTTAGCATTCGGCTCGCTTTCGATTGCATTAGTGCTTCTGGACTGAGCGGCGGCCAGCGCTgccttgtgcttcttcaaatggACAAAGCTGCCAGAATAAGTATGTCCCGCGCTGGCCTGCGTAGTGCTTCCTGTGTGAGGCGGCAGGAATGTGGTCGGGGATGTGGTCCGGGGCCTTCCCTCCTGCTGCTCTGCCCCCAAGGGCGCTCCAGCTTTCAGACCAGCGCTCACGGTTTTAGTGCTTGGCGAGACAGCGGTCGACACAGAGAAAGTCACGTCTGACTCAGCCCGACTCAAGACACTGGTAGTGGTGGCCGCAGAAGTGGTTACGTCAGTTCTGGTATTGCACACGGAATTGGCAGCAGCCAGCACCGAGCTGGGAACACAACCCTGGGACCCGGACAGAAAGTTCTTCTTGTACTGTGTGCAAGTCTCCTCCAAGTTTGtgtttggcagaatgactcTCCCAGGCTCTCTGCCTTCCTTGAGCTTGAGGCAATCTGTCTGGTTCGTTCCTGTAAACGATCTTTCACTGACCGGCTCCTTGGACGCCGTCTTTGGTCCTGGCATGCTCTCATATTTGCATGTAGGTGGGCGTACAATAACAGATGCTGTTGCTGCCGGTGGCTTCCCACTGCATTTCTCTAAATGCCATCCGGCTTTCTCATGGCCTTGAGACTCACCGGCTTTCCAGATCTCCGATGGAGTCATCTCGGAGCTGTTTTTACAGATAGTGCTCACTTCCCTCAGCTCCGGGAGCAGAGTCGGTGGCTTCTGCTGCTCAGATACTTTACCAGCCGAGCTCACTGGCTGAATCGGGGTCAGCGTTGGTGGAGAGAGCCGACCATAACCGGCCTCCTTTCGGTCCAAGGTCTGCTGCGTTGGAGGGTGAAACACCGGGGCCCGGTGCAGTGCTGGCATACACCGGAGGGGGTTAGAAGGAGAGATGGCCGGGCTCCTCCTGTCGTTCCCAGATGCATTAAGGGGATGTGAAGCCACTTGCTGAGAAAGCTGCTCAGTGATTTTGCCCACGAGTCCCTCCCCCTCCGGCTGGTGCTTAATCAGAGGAGGAGGCTTCGAGAGGGACTTGGTGGTGTAGGGGGCCATGTTCAGGGGACTCGTCGCCGCCGAGGGGCTGTTGTTCACCTTCTCGAAGAATGAGTTCAGTTCCTTGGAGGGGTATAACCTGGGCGGTTCGTTCACCACACTGTTCGACAGGGTAGTGAAGTAGTTGCTCTGTGGCAAAGTCTGTGGCACGGCGTGCTTGAATTTGTAGTGCTCCGACACCGAGTGCTCGAGGTCTTTGTCCGGTTTAATGACATGGCTTTTGTGCCCGGCCGTGGGTAAGGAAGGGATCCTGGGGTAAGGGTCTCTCTCCGCCTCATTGGACTTTATCTTGGCTGTAAAGGGAGCCACCTCGATGCTCTCCTGCAGGATCCTGCGGTTCTCCTCTTTGTACTTGTTCGCTCTGTCCCCGGGGTCTTGCGTCGGCCTCTGCGGTTTGCTGTGGGCGGAGAGAGGGTCCAGGAAGCGCCGGTGCGGGTGGCCATCTTTTCCAGTCGGTGTCCGGCTGTGTTCCTGCTCGGGTTTCAGATGGGCTGGAGTAATTGCTCGCATTGGCTCAATGAAGGCTTTCTTCTCCAGCTCCCTATAATAACACAaagcatacattaaaaaaaaggaaaagaaaataaaggccAGTTACAGGCCTATACAAACTATGAAATCACATTACAGAGACTTCGTTCTTAAGCTACCTTACCATATGATTACATAATTGTGGTGATTAATTATAATAGACCATAATGCTTGTATACCTCAGTCCTATTACAGCATAAGCAATGCCTACATCACATTCAAAATGTGATTCTGCAAAGTAGGACGCATAAAACGGCTCCataaagagagaaaagaaaataggcTTGTACGGTCCTTTTCCTTTGGAACTACTTCAATTGATGCGTGAGTATTTAAGTACTTATTGTACACAGTTATTTAGAAACCAAAAGCCGTTACCCGACTTCTAATTCAATGCCTCCCGCAGCTCAGATTCCTGCCGTCGCTTTTTTGTACGGCAACAGCAGAGTTCAGTTATTAATACTGAATGAACTAAAAGGTCACCCTGCGATGCACGCGACTTTGACTC
This region includes:
- the jmjd1cb gene encoding probable JmjC domain-containing histone demethylation protein 2C isoform X3 — its product is MAVDARPELVGKRFLCVSGEELPELGEIGRWGWRAGVIRAVSHRDNDNPELTVYVEFDDLEWEKREWVKVYEDFQIFLLEHQLVWAKRKENSPLQGTKSKQIQWPALTFKPLVGKAVLSSITAVEFFSDRQLDFLTEDGAYQPYQDEVDSLNPVLRDNPQLHEEVKAWVKEQKVQEIFMQGPYSLNGYRVRVYRQDSATQWFTGIITHHDLFSRTMIVMNDQVLEPQNVDPSMVQMTFLDDVVHSLLKGENIGIQSRRRSRSSQNNNTAHGHYTRAQANSPRPIMNSPTATPKQAQQQQQQQQQHIQQMQQHQQQLQQQIQQQLQPAAQQRGPRSGRRKGSDSSVPDEDKIKEEKLDNGGRGDFSKNKNKQMINKRRKLEEDEKKVGLKRLKADNVSDFSESSDSENSNKRVLDSSSEHNSENELKCKSTSKAVEEGKKSQSSKGAEEQTLIGRRSPWDEIQEDKKNLKAEILQSADGELREEKFLLHPAQPPTPCDQNASPPEVLGCIVGMKSTVETLPKDHYANSAPQTPVPQCVINITEDNNTHHGTQENSDAVSALLASQKSEAYISESRHLVLNPSVSDGRKPEIEQQMAHNLGSKIEFAHSEVIRPVTSVSESVAVAEKEKLQYSSVVPCITNTSAAEESRKLHKLSPSPDLLKHKSSPSPEILKPKCHTSAESLKSKSHNPVETCKPKPNTSPEVSKHKVRYQDNQMAGSAVVGNRPLSKAEPDAPRSSFKPVPARASQAETTKSPLIIDKNEHFTVYRDPALVRPEPETNHIAYLHQHLHPLHASSHATCLTPNSHHPSHLLPGSSPQPPMASMNPHALGSTPHHTVHHPHLLPTVLPGMPAASLLGGHPRLDSGHATGLGHLALAHHHPHQQQQFLQQQNQHLLAQTHTTASYGQLGLYPIIWQYQNGTHAYAGLGMPSSKWVHPENTVNSEANMRRNTPSPWLHQHTPVTSADSLGLLSHGPVRPASADPHRPVKIHTHPSPPLSKAAGDHHKEELEKKAFIEPMRAITPAHLKPEQEHSRTPTGKDGHPHRRFLDPLSAHSKPQRPTQDPGDRANKYKEENRRILQESIEVAPFTAKIKSNEAERDPYPRIPSLPTAGHKSHVIKPDKDLEHSVSEHYKFKHAVPQTLPQSNYFTTLSNSVVNEPPRLYPSKELNSFFEKVNNSPSAATSPLNMAPYTTKSLSKPPPLIKHQPEGEGLVGKITEQLSQQVASHPLNASGNDRRSPAISPSNPLRCMPALHRAPVFHPPTQQTLDRKEAGYGRLSPPTLTPIQPVSSAGKVSEQQKPPTLLPELREVSTICKNSSEMTPSEIWKAGESQGHEKAGWHLEKCSGKPPAATASVIVRPPTCKYESMPGPKTASKEPVSERSFTGTNQTDCLKLKEGREPGRVILPNTNLEETCTQYKKNFLSGSQGCVPSSVLAAANSVCNTRTDVTTSAATTTSVLSRAESDVTFSVSTAVSPSTKTVSAGLKAGAPLGAEQQEGRPRTTSPTTFLPPHTGSTTQASAGHTYSGSFVHLKKHKAALAAAQSRSTNAIESEPNAKIQKCSMAISQDSSVLSNTINKTSSLTNGQPAQMSQPNYHTKLKKAWLTRHSEEDKNTNKTDKLGSAVSEIIKPCTVSLIASTSSDVENNKESKGQEDKITPDDRKTRRGSKRTYESGSESDDSDESESKSEQRAKRQPKPTFKKKQNDMQKKKSDNEKEDDEVKPNGIFRSAREKTKLKLASSSKYGIPRSVLKDWRKVKKLKQTGESFLQDDSCSEIGPNLQKCRECRVVRSKKGEEPAHSPVFCRFYYFRRLSYSKNGVVRIDGFSSPDQYDDEAISLWAPEEYEENYLDLETSKYILNYIGDKFCQLVMSENTAVTWIKKDAKIAWKRAVRGVREMCDACEATLFNIHWVCQKCGFVVCLDCYKAKERKSSKDKELYAWLKCVKGQPHDHKHLMPTQIIPGTVLTDLVNAMHVLKEKFDIKSHCPCVGKQNTPLGKIPSTNGVSQVLQNVLNYSNKISLCKPELQQQNVMQKLETNGSSSPGSDTSTDSKLTPPESQSPLHFLADLAEQKSREEKKENKESPLGKPVKEEKEHPDTLETINCKPSSLMSNSTEQGSTLRDLLTTTAGKLRLGSTDAGIAFAPVYSSGTQTGKSGRSMPNILDDIIASVVENKIPANRTAKFSLKQEPNEEIKPERKKPPADEPSKLHSDIPHSWLCDRRLLWLKDHRNSNNWKLFRECWKQGQPILVSGVHKKLNVSLWKADSFNQEFADHQGDLLNCKDGVVSNSSIKEFWDGFEDLTKRPKSKDGETLVYRLKDWPSGEEFMALMPSRYDDLMKNLPLPEYSDPEGNLNLASRLPTFFVRPDLGPRLCCAYGVAASKEQDFGTANLHLEVSDIVSILVYVGVAKGNGVLSKTGVLKRLEEEDLDDNMKKRLKDSSETPGALWHIYVSKDAEKIKEFLLKVAREQGVEPTPEHDPVREQSWYLSRRLRQRLQEEHGVQGWTVVQFLGDSVIIPAGALHQVQNLHSCVQVINDFVSPEHVVHSFHLTQELRSSKEEINYEDKLQVKNIFYHSVKDAVGTLKRCCEEELDDMEENS